TAGCAGTAATACTAATGGTCGGCTGCTGAGGTTTACTATTTTTAGCCGTGGAGTCAGGTAAGCGATCTGAGGGTTGTAACAGTAAAATCGCCACGAGCCCAATGAGCGCTAAGAGAAAAATAGCGCCTACTGCGCGTTGTAAGATAGGTTTGGATTGGGTATTAGACATATTGATTCTCTTTAAACCAGTTGAGGCTTTCTGCCATCATGTGAAATGAACCGAATACAATAATAATATCATGGGGCTGGCTACAAGATAAGGCAAACTCACATCCCTTTGGAATAGAGTTTGATGCATGTGGTGGTTTTGTTAATAGATGGGAAATTTTATCACGCAATATTTCCGCTGATTGCCCTCTCTCATCGAGTATTGGTGCTGTAATCCACTCATCAACAGTCTCACTTAATGTTTTGACTAATAGTTGCTCATCTTTGTCTTTCAGCATCCCTAAAAGGGCAGTTACCTTTGGTTTAGGCTGACTTTTTGCAACGAATTCTTCAACTAATGCTTTTAAAACAGTCGCGCCTTGAGGATTATGTGTGACATCTAAGAACACTCTGGGGGAATTTTTGCGTGTTAGTGCTTGGAATCTTCCTTCTAATTTAACGCTCTTTAAGCCTTGTTCTACTTTCTCTGGTATTACATCTGTGCCTGAGAGATAGAGCGCTGTAATGGCCGCTGAAGCGTTTTGATATTGGTGTTTACCTAATAAGTTAGGTTGAGGAAGCGTGAGCGTTGCGGAGTTTTCAAATTGATAGGTGAATGCTCCATTTTCTAATATCTCGTAATGATAGGCTTCATCGCGAATATAAAGCGAGGCATCTTCCGATTGTGCTTTATTAATAATGGAGATGCTTGGCTCTGATTCGGCTGTAACAACTTTTGCCTTTGCTTTAATAATGCCTGCTTTTTCACCGGCAATGGCTGTGATGGTATTACCTAATTGTGCGGTATGGTCAATGCTAATAGGCGTAATTACTGCAATATTAGCATCAACAATATTGGTAGAATCTAATCGTCCTCCTAAGCCCACCTCTAAAACAGCAACATCCACATGATTTTTCTTAAATAGATAAAAGGCTGCAAGTGTTGCAAACTCAAAGTAGGTAAGGGTGATCTCTTCTCGTGCTTTTTCAATCGCATTGAAGGCTTCAATAAGTTCGCTATCAGAAACTTCCTCAAGGTTGATTCTAATACGTTCATTAAAGCGATTAATATGGGGGGATGTAAAAAGACCCACTTTAAAATCATGGGCTTTATAGAGATTTGCAATGGTCGTAGAGGTTGAGCCTTTGCCATTGGTGCCAGCAACCGTGATGACAAGTGGCGCAATGGGGGTAAGACTTAAACGCTCGTATACAGTAATGATACGAGCGAGTTTGAAATCCATTGAGAGAGGGTGAATGGCTTCTAAATAAGTTAGCCACGATTGAAGGGAGCGTTCAGAAGCCATATTCATCTCTTTTTGTGTCATAGCAAATTAGAAAGGGTTAGCAAACCTCATCTAAAGGTTGACCTTGGTGCGTTAATTTTGCAAGTAAGCTTGCAATTTCGTTACGCAGATGACGGCGATCAACGATCATATCAATAGCCCCTTTTTCAAGGAGGAACTCTGAGCGTTGGAAGCCTTCTGGCAGTTTTTCACGAACCGTTTGCTCAATAACACGCGGACCTGCAAAACCAATTAAAGCATGAGGCTCGGCAATATTAATGTCCCCAAGCATTGCTAAACTGGCAGAAACACCACCAAATGTAGGGTCGGTTAAGACAGAGATAAAAGGAATGCCTTTTTCATTAAGTTTAGCGATTCCTGCAGATGTTTTTGCCATTTGCATGAGTGAGGTTAAACCTTCTTGCATTCTAGCGCCGCCACTTGTCATAAAGGCTACAAGCGGGCAGTTATTTTCTAAACTATAATTCACCGCACGGATAAATCGCTCACCGGCAACAGACCCCATTGAACCACCCATGAAGTTGAAGTTAAACGACGTTGCGGAGATCTCCATGCCTTTGAGTGTTCCATGCATAGCGATCAGGGTTTCCGTCTCTCCTGTTGATTTTTGTGCATCTGTTAAGCGATCACGGTAGCGACGACTATCACGGAAGTTAAGAAAATCGACAGATTCAATATCTTGGCCCATTTCTACAGCTGAGTTTTCATCTAAGAAAGAGATTAAGCGTGTGCGAGCATCGATTCGCATATGCGCATCACATTTTGGGCAAACTTGTAGGTTTGCAGCAAGTTCTTGTTGATAGAGAATGGCATCACAAGAACGGCATTTAGCCCATACACCTTCTGGAACTGAGTTACCCTTTTTTTGGGTACGGATCATTGGAATTATACGTTCAAACCAGTTCATTCAGTAACCATCCTTTTTGTTTATTCTGATATAACATTCGTTGTTTATGAAATTTTTAGGTAAATTTCGTTGAGATATTCCGAATTTAATAGTCGATTTTCTCATAAAACAGAAAAATAGCCAATGGTGAATTTTTTATGAGAACAAGTGTGCGGATAAAAAAGACAGAAATGATCCTTAAAATTGATAGGAAACTCAATGAGAAGCATGCATTGTACAAGAAGAATATAGGATCAATGTGTTACTAGATTTTTTGAATCGATAGAATCAATACTCGTAAAGAAGCAGATGATCCGTTATAATCAGTACGAATTTAGTGCTATTTAAGGTTGGTAAATATTATCATGAGTTTTGATATCAGAGAGCTCTATCAAGAGATGATCTTAGATCATAATAGAAATCCTCGTAATTTTCGTGTGATTGATCCATGCACTCATCATG
The nucleotide sequence above comes from Ignatzschineria rhizosphaerae. Encoded proteins:
- the folC gene encoding bifunctional tetrahydrofolate synthase/dihydrofolate synthase; translated protein: MASERSLQSWLTYLEAIHPLSMDFKLARIITVYERLSLTPIAPLVITVAGTNGKGSTSTTIANLYKAHDFKVGLFTSPHINRFNERIRINLEEVSDSELIEAFNAIEKAREEITLTYFEFATLAAFYLFKKNHVDVAVLEVGLGGRLDSTNIVDANIAVITPISIDHTAQLGNTITAIAGEKAGIIKAKAKVVTAESEPSISIINKAQSEDASLYIRDEAYHYEILENGAFTYQFENSATLTLPQPNLLGKHQYQNASAAITALYLSGTDVIPEKVEQGLKSVKLEGRFQALTRKNSPRVFLDVTHNPQGATVLKALVEEFVAKSQPKPKVTALLGMLKDKDEQLLVKTLSETVDEWITAPILDERGQSAEILRDKISHLLTKPPHASNSIPKGCEFALSCSQPHDIIIVFGSFHMMAESLNWFKENQYV
- the accD gene encoding acetyl-CoA carboxylase, carboxyltransferase subunit beta — its product is MNWFERIIPMIRTQKKGNSVPEGVWAKCRSCDAILYQQELAANLQVCPKCDAHMRIDARTRLISFLDENSAVEMGQDIESVDFLNFRDSRRYRDRLTDAQKSTGETETLIAMHGTLKGMEISATSFNFNFMGGSMGSVAGERFIRAVNYSLENNCPLVAFMTSGGARMQEGLTSLMQMAKTSAGIAKLNEKGIPFISVLTDPTFGGVSASLAMLGDINIAEPHALIGFAGPRVIEQTVREKLPEGFQRSEFLLEKGAIDMIVDRRHLRNEIASLLAKLTHQGQPLDEVC